Proteins encoded together in one Streptomyces umbrinus window:
- a CDS encoding GNAT family N-acetyltransferase, producing MSELSDAEVVLREIHDSDLPVFFRQMMDPESVRMAAFTAKDPTDRDAFDAHWKRIRSLSDVVNRTVLVDGDVVGNAAVYGPPDEREVTYWIDRAYWGRGIATGALRALLEAVPERPLFARAAVDNVGSLRVLEKCGFRVSGRDRGFANARGEEIDEVVLTLEA from the coding sequence ATGTCTGAACTGTCCGACGCGGAGGTCGTGCTCCGCGAGATCCACGACAGCGATCTGCCGGTGTTCTTCCGGCAGATGATGGATCCCGAGTCGGTGCGGATGGCCGCGTTCACCGCGAAGGACCCGACGGACCGGGACGCCTTCGACGCCCACTGGAAGCGGATCCGCAGCTTGTCCGACGTCGTCAACCGTACGGTCCTCGTCGACGGTGACGTGGTCGGCAACGCGGCGGTGTACGGCCCGCCCGACGAGCGCGAAGTGACGTACTGGATCGACAGGGCGTACTGGGGGCGGGGGATCGCCACCGGGGCGTTGCGGGCGTTGCTCGAAGCCGTGCCCGAGCGTCCGTTGTTCGCCCGGGCCGCCGTGGACAACGTGGGGTCGTTGCGGGTGCTGGAGAAGTGCGGGTTTCGCGTCTCCGGGCGGGACAGGGGCTTCGCCAATGCGCGGGGTGAGGAGATCGACGAGGTTGTGCTGACGCTCGAAGCGTGA
- a CDS encoding IclR family transcriptional regulator, producing MSAVETGGGAQVKSAVRTVELLEYFAGRPGMHSLAAVQEAVGYPKSSLYMLLRTLVELGWVETDATGTRYGIGVRALLVGTSYIDGDEVVAAARPTLDRLSDDTTETIHLARLDGTNVVYLATRQSQHYLRPFTRVGRRLPAHSTSLGKALLATHTDEQVRKLLPETLPALTEHTITDREKLIEELHQVREQGFAVDREENTLGLRCFGVAIPYRTPARDAISCSVPVARLTPAHEQMVKDALFDARDRLTLATRRL from the coding sequence ATGTCGGCAGTCGAGACGGGCGGCGGCGCGCAAGTCAAGTCCGCGGTGCGGACGGTTGAATTGCTCGAGTACTTCGCCGGACGCCCGGGCATGCACTCCCTGGCCGCCGTGCAGGAGGCCGTCGGGTACCCCAAGTCCAGTCTCTACATGCTGCTGCGCACCCTCGTCGAGCTCGGCTGGGTCGAGACGGACGCGACGGGCACGCGGTACGGCATCGGCGTACGGGCCCTGCTCGTCGGTACGTCGTACATCGACGGCGACGAGGTCGTGGCCGCGGCCCGGCCGACGCTGGACCGGCTCTCCGACGACACGACGGAGACGATCCACCTGGCGCGCCTCGACGGCACGAACGTCGTCTACCTCGCGACCCGCCAGTCCCAGCACTACCTCCGCCCCTTCACACGCGTGGGCCGCCGGCTGCCCGCGCACTCCACGTCGCTCGGCAAGGCGCTGCTCGCCACGCACACCGACGAGCAGGTACGGAAGCTGCTCCCGGAGACGCTCCCCGCGCTGACCGAGCACACGATCACCGACCGGGAGAAGCTCATCGAGGAGCTGCACCAGGTACGGGAGCAGGGGTTCGCGGTGGACCGCGAGGAGAACACGCTCGGACTGCGCTGCTTCGGCGTCGCGATCCCCTACCGGACGCCCGCCCGGGACGCGATCAGCTGCTCGGTGCCGGTGGCGCGGCTGACGCCCGCGCACGAGCAGATGGTGAAGGACGCGCTGTTCGACGCGCGGGACCGACTGACCCTCGCCACCCGGAGGCTCTGA
- a CDS encoding sensor histidine kinase yields the protein MSALARTLFGRRTRRRWIHLILGGALAMPYVFVGELIVGPFTNSQNLFSSLPHQLLAFGAGLPLAAVTGVFPLTRPMSVAVVRALCGVDGDRLADGPARTRQAKGRTAVWFTLHLAFGGVIAGMSLATPPFAVVLIVLPLYVGLRDTRLDLPELLDHTWVLALSPVAGAAMLAALAGCAAGAGALLARWAPELLGPTPEDRLAAAEAHAADLAVRNRLARELHDSVGHALSAVTLQASAARRVLDSDPEFVREALAAIEDTTRRTVGELDAVLGVLRDADSPGGGFPGTTPAPAPTLAADLDGLLRRTRAGGLRVTVAVDADPEALPPLVSREAYRIVQEALSNALRHAGSGTSVTLRIRVVPDGKELDIAAENPAPAAAVPRPGGGHGLRGIADRARLLGGTTECGPVDGVWRLHVRLPLEGPA from the coding sequence GTGAGCGCGCTCGCCCGGACCCTGTTCGGGAGGCGGACGCGTCGGCGGTGGATCCATCTGATCCTCGGCGGCGCGCTCGCCATGCCGTACGTCTTCGTCGGCGAGCTGATCGTCGGCCCGTTCACGAACTCCCAGAACCTGTTCAGTTCGCTGCCCCACCAGCTGCTCGCCTTCGGCGCCGGGCTGCCGCTCGCCGCGGTCACCGGGGTGTTCCCGCTGACCCGGCCGATGTCGGTGGCCGTGGTCCGGGCCCTGTGCGGGGTCGACGGCGACCGTCTCGCCGACGGGCCCGCGCGCACCCGGCAGGCGAAGGGGCGTACGGCGGTGTGGTTCACGCTGCACCTGGCGTTCGGCGGAGTCATCGCCGGGATGTCCCTCGCGACGCCGCCCTTCGCGGTGGTGCTGATCGTGCTGCCGCTCTACGTGGGGCTGCGCGACACCCGGCTCGATCTGCCCGAACTCCTCGACCACACCTGGGTGTTGGCGCTCTCCCCGGTCGCGGGCGCGGCGATGCTGGCGGCTCTGGCCGGCTGCGCGGCGGGCGCGGGCGCGCTGCTGGCCCGCTGGGCGCCGGAGTTGCTCGGGCCCACACCCGAGGACCGGCTCGCGGCCGCGGAGGCCCACGCCGCCGATCTCGCCGTACGCAACCGGCTGGCCCGTGAGCTGCACGACTCCGTCGGCCACGCGCTGAGCGCCGTCACGCTCCAGGCGAGCGCGGCCCGCCGGGTCCTGGACAGCGACCCCGAGTTCGTGCGCGAGGCGCTGGCCGCGATCGAGGACACCACGCGCCGCACGGTGGGCGAACTCGACGCCGTACTGGGCGTGTTGCGCGACGCCGACTCCCCCGGCGGCGGCTTCCCCGGCACGACCCCCGCTCCGGCGCCCACCCTCGCCGCCGACCTCGACGGTCTGCTCCGCCGCACCCGCGCGGGCGGCCTCCGCGTGACCGTCGCCGTGGACGCGGACCCCGAGGCGCTGCCCCCGCTCGTCTCCCGCGAGGCGTACCGCATCGTGCAGGAGGCCCTGAGCAACGCCCTCAGGCACGCCGGGTCCGGGACCTCCGTGACGCTCCGGATCAGGGTGGTCCCCGACGGCAAGGAGCTGGACATCGCCGCCGAGAATCCCGCGCCGGCGGCCGCGGTTCCCCGTCCCGGCGGGGGCCACGGTCTGCGCGGGATCGCCGACCGGGCCCGGCTCCTGGGCGGCACCACGGAGTGCGGCCCGGTGGACGGGGTGTGGCGGCTGCACGTACGACTCCCCCTGGAAGGACCCGCATGA